The Cellulomonas sp. S1-8 genome has a window encoding:
- the leuD gene encoding 3-isopropylmalate dehydratase small subunit — protein sequence MEKFTRHTGIGVPLRRSNVDTDQIIPAVYLKRVTRTGFEDALFAAWRGDPAFLLNQDAYRSGSVLVAGPDFGTGSSREHAVWALKDYGFRVVISARFADIFRGNSGKQGLLAAQVSQEDVELLWKVLETTPGTEVTVDLGSRTVTCDDVVVPFQVDDYTRWRLMEGLDDIGLTLQHADEITQFEQRRESWRPATLPAKHLPSVPVEPARPVVTLDLGPTRGA from the coding sequence ATGGAGAAGTTCACCCGGCACACCGGGATCGGCGTCCCGCTGCGACGCAGCAACGTCGACACCGACCAGATCATCCCCGCCGTCTACCTCAAGCGGGTGACGCGCACCGGCTTCGAGGACGCGCTGTTCGCCGCGTGGCGCGGGGACCCGGCGTTCCTGCTCAACCAGGACGCCTACCGGAGCGGCTCGGTGCTCGTCGCCGGCCCCGACTTCGGCACCGGCTCGTCACGCGAGCACGCCGTGTGGGCCCTGAAGGACTACGGCTTCCGCGTCGTGATCTCGGCGCGGTTCGCGGACATCTTCCGCGGCAACTCCGGCAAGCAGGGCCTGCTCGCGGCCCAGGTGTCGCAGGAGGACGTCGAGCTGCTCTGGAAGGTCCTCGAGACCACCCCGGGCACCGAGGTGACCGTGGACCTCGGCTCGCGCACCGTGACCTGCGACGACGTCGTGGTGCCGTTCCAGGTCGACGACTACACGCGCTGGCGCCTGATGGAGGGCCTCGACGACATCGGTCTGACGCTGCAGCACGCCGACGAGATCACGCAGTTCGAGCAGCGCCGCGAGTCGTGGCGTCCCGCGACGCTCCCGGCCAAGCACCTGCCGTCCGTCCCGGTCGAGCCCGCGCGCCCCGTCGTGACGCTCGACCTGGGTCCCACGCGCGGCGCCTGA